A genome region from Thermococcus gorgonarius includes the following:
- a CDS encoding sugar phosphate isomerase/epimerase family protein translates to MIGLSMTAYNEKTLKSFEEWVKAARELGFDFIELVSEWPHYLTRDNISFFREVLGSYGMKATVHAPFSDLNIASFNERIRKASLEIIRDTIELSAELGALAVTIHPGHCSPVSVKNRGEYLQIHRESLRRIARWSEEYGVKVGVENMPRFPILDAQNCDRLAEIIEGIEIRVTFDVGHLNTTTRNFDRFLGLFGRRIVHVHLHDNSGNKDEHLPVGDGIVPWKEVLPKLPPVTRALEVNDLESARRSLEFLKSLH, encoded by the coding sequence ATGATAGGCCTGTCGATGACGGCTTACAACGAAAAAACCCTCAAAAGCTTTGAGGAATGGGTTAAAGCCGCCAGGGAACTCGGCTTCGACTTCATCGAACTCGTGAGCGAGTGGCCACACTACTTAACCCGTGACAATATCTCTTTCTTCCGGGAAGTCCTCGGCTCGTACGGGATGAAGGCCACTGTGCATGCCCCCTTCAGCGACCTCAACATAGCTTCTTTCAACGAGCGCATAAGAAAAGCTTCGCTGGAGATAATCCGCGATACTATAGAGCTCTCAGCGGAGCTTGGGGCACTGGCCGTGACCATCCATCCCGGCCACTGCTCGCCGGTGAGCGTGAAGAACAGGGGAGAATACCTCCAAATCCACAGAGAATCCCTCCGGAGGATAGCCCGCTGGAGTGAGGAGTACGGCGTGAAGGTCGGCGTCGAGAACATGCCTCGCTTTCCCATCCTCGACGCCCAGAACTGCGACAGGCTGGCCGAGATAATCGAGGGCATCGAGATTCGAGTTACCTTCGACGTTGGACATCTCAACACGACGACGAGAAACTTCGACCGCTTTTTGGGGCTTTTCGGAAGGAGAATAGTCCACGTCCACCTCCACGACAACTCTGGAAACAAGGACGAACACCTCCCGGTCGGAGACGGGATCGTCCCCTGGAAAGAGGTTCTCCCAAAGCTGCCTCCTGTGACGAGGGCCCTTGAAGTGAACGACCTTGAATCTGCCCGGAGAAGCCTCGAATTTCTGAAAAGCCTGCATTGA
- a CDS encoding acetate--CoA ligase family protein, which yields MAERIVEEMRPFFDPKAVAIIGATNKKGKVGNVIFENFRMNKERGIFKGNIYPVNPKLDEIEGYKVYHSVKELPDDTDLAVISIPAPFVPQTMRDIAEKGIKAVIIITGGFGELGEEGKKLEREIYEIAKANGIRVIGPNCVGVYVPDTGVDTVFLPEEKMDRPKSGPIAFVSQSGAFAAAMLDWAAMAGIGIGKMVSYGNKLDVDDADLMDYFLHDDEINVVTFYIEGVKDGRKFMEAAKRITKVKPVIALKSGRTEYGAKAASSHTGSLAGADAIYDAVFKQTGIIRAEDFEHMFDLAKAFAALKHKLPKGDRIGIITDGGGAGVMASDAVAKFGLKMAELSEETKKFLKERFPPHAVVGNPTDVVGDTDAERYRLAIEAFTKDPNVDAILVIVLFQVPLLEEDKIIDILAEYQKKSDKPIVAVAMGGRKTDRYARMLEERGVPVYPTPERGVRALAGLVRYAEYLRKVEGE from the coding sequence ATGGCGGAAAGGATAGTGGAAGAAATGAGGCCCTTCTTCGACCCGAAGGCGGTCGCTATCATCGGTGCAACCAACAAGAAGGGAAAGGTTGGAAACGTCATTTTTGAGAACTTCAGGATGAACAAGGAGCGCGGAATCTTCAAGGGCAACATCTACCCCGTGAACCCCAAGCTCGACGAGATTGAGGGCTATAAGGTTTATCACAGCGTTAAAGAGCTTCCGGATGACACCGATCTGGCAGTTATCTCGATACCTGCCCCGTTCGTGCCCCAGACCATGAGGGACATCGCGGAGAAGGGCATCAAGGCCGTTATCATCATCACTGGAGGTTTTGGCGAGCTCGGCGAGGAAGGAAAGAAGCTTGAACGTGAAATCTATGAGATAGCGAAGGCCAACGGAATACGAGTTATAGGCCCCAACTGCGTTGGCGTTTACGTCCCAGATACGGGCGTTGACACCGTCTTCCTGCCCGAGGAGAAGATGGACAGGCCAAAGAGCGGGCCGATAGCCTTCGTCAGTCAGAGTGGTGCCTTCGCCGCTGCCATGCTCGACTGGGCCGCGATGGCCGGAATAGGAATAGGCAAGATGGTTAGCTACGGCAACAAGCTCGACGTTGACGACGCTGACCTGATGGACTACTTCCTCCACGACGACGAGATAAACGTCGTCACCTTCTATATCGAGGGCGTTAAGGACGGAAGGAAGTTCATGGAGGCCGCCAAGAGGATAACCAAGGTCAAGCCCGTCATCGCTTTGAAGAGCGGAAGGACCGAGTACGGTGCTAAAGCCGCATCAAGCCACACCGGTTCGCTCGCTGGAGCAGATGCGATTTACGATGCAGTCTTCAAGCAGACGGGCATAATCAGGGCAGAAGACTTCGAGCACATGTTTGACCTGGCGAAGGCCTTTGCGGCACTCAAGCACAAGCTCCCGAAGGGAGATAGGATAGGCATCATCACCGACGGCGGTGGAGCTGGAGTTATGGCCAGCGATGCAGTCGCTAAATTCGGCCTCAAAATGGCAGAACTTAGCGAAGAAACCAAGAAGTTCCTGAAAGAGAGGTTCCCACCGCACGCGGTCGTTGGAAACCCGACGGACGTTGTTGGAGACACCGACGCCGAGAGGTACAGGCTTGCCATCGAGGCCTTTACAAAGGACCCGAACGTCGACGCGATACTCGTTATAGTCCTCTTCCAGGTGCCGCTCTTGGAGGAGGATAAGATAATTGACATTCTCGCCGAATACCAGAAGAAGAGCGACAAGCCGATAGTAGCGGTAGCGATGGGTGGAAGGAAGACCGACCGCTACGCGAGAATGCTTGAGGAGAGGGGAGTTCCGGTCTATCCGACCCCTGAAAGGGGAGTTAGGGCCCTGGCCGGTCTCGTGAGGTATGCTGAATACCTCCGCAAGGTTGAGGGGGAATGA
- a CDS encoding acetate--CoA ligase family protein: MSREEALKVIESVLSQDRTAMVEYEAKQVLKAYGLPVPNEKLAKTLDEALKYAEEIGYPVALKLMSPQILHKSDAKVVMLNIKTPEELKQKWEEIHENARKYRPDAEILGVLIAPMLRPGREVIIGVTEDPQFGHAIMFGLGGIFVEVLKDVTFRIIPITERDAKKMITEIKGYPILAGARGEEPADIEAIVNLLLKVSELVNDLSDYIKEMDLNPVFVYEKGKGAVVVDARIILKVPEKK, encoded by the coding sequence ATGAGCAGGGAGGAGGCACTCAAAGTTATTGAGTCCGTCCTGTCCCAGGACAGGACGGCCATGGTCGAGTACGAGGCCAAGCAGGTTTTGAAGGCCTACGGCCTGCCCGTCCCGAACGAGAAGCTTGCCAAGACCCTCGACGAAGCTTTGAAGTACGCCGAGGAGATCGGCTATCCGGTTGCCCTCAAACTCATGTCCCCGCAGATTCTCCACAAGAGCGATGCAAAGGTCGTTATGCTCAACATAAAAACGCCTGAGGAGCTCAAGCAGAAGTGGGAGGAGATACACGAGAACGCGCGCAAGTATAGACCAGATGCGGAAATCCTCGGCGTCCTCATAGCCCCAATGCTCAGGCCCGGCAGGGAGGTAATCATAGGCGTCACCGAAGACCCGCAGTTCGGCCACGCGATAATGTTCGGTCTCGGTGGCATTTTCGTCGAGGTTCTGAAGGACGTGACCTTCCGCATAATTCCGATAACCGAGCGCGACGCGAAGAAGATGATAACGGAGATAAAGGGCTACCCGATTTTAGCGGGAGCGCGCGGTGAGGAGCCGGCCGACATAGAGGCAATAGTCAACCTCCTGCTTAAGGTTAGCGAGCTGGTCAATGACCTCAGTGACTACATAAAGGAGATGGACCTCAACCCGGTCTTCGTCTACGAGAAGGGCAAGGGTGCGGTAGTTGTTGACGCGAGGATCATCCTTAAGGTTCCCGAGAAGAAATAG
- a CDS encoding preprotein translocase subunit Sec61beta, giving the protein MAKDKTTLPPTGAGLMRFFDEDTRAIKVSPKGVIALTLILVAFEIFLHLFGSSIFG; this is encoded by the coding sequence ATGGCAAAGGATAAAACGACTCTCCCACCAACCGGAGCGGGCTTAATGAGGTTCTTTGATGAGGACACGAGGGCCATTAAGGTCAGCCCAAAGGGGGTTATTGCGCTCACGTTGATACTGGTTGCGTTTGAGATTTTCCTGCACCTCTTCGGTTCGAGCATTTTTGGTTGA
- a CDS encoding TBP-interacting protein — MDYGSLSPRTKRVYAQVRYLDDYHWNIEGETIHGTHKKSGIKVTVMTADNKEQAIKIAEELEPEGIVIIAVPEKGVFSVHNGVFIMTYKYARATLSDINDHIVWKGFKVEEDNGRLTQRDFYEYLGGRLIDHIKQNAVIGQDYVFWQFYKCEECGKYVDIDNLEFHLKGHGIKLHEKNEEVYEILELNFGDGKVYDKFGKEVPISAFSEETREFLEETLKKE, encoded by the coding sequence ATGGACTACGGGAGCCTCAGCCCAAGGACAAAAAGGGTTTACGCTCAGGTTAGATACCTGGATGACTACCACTGGAACATAGAGGGAGAAACCATACACGGCACCCACAAAAAGAGCGGTATCAAGGTCACGGTTATGACCGCAGACAACAAGGAGCAGGCCATAAAAATCGCCGAGGAACTGGAGCCCGAGGGGATTGTGATAATAGCGGTCCCCGAGAAGGGCGTCTTCTCAGTTCACAATGGAGTGTTCATAATGACATATAAGTATGCCAGGGCAACCCTGAGCGACATAAACGACCACATAGTGTGGAAGGGTTTCAAAGTTGAAGAGGACAACGGAAGACTCACTCAGAGGGATTTTTATGAGTACCTGGGTGGCAGGTTAATAGATCACATCAAACAGAACGCAGTAATTGGCCAGGACTACGTCTTCTGGCAGTTCTACAAGTGCGAAGAATGCGGCAAATATGTTGACATAGACAACCTGGAGTTCCATCTTAAGGGACACGGTATTAAACTTCACGAGAAGAACGAGGAGGTCTACGAGATCCTCGAGCTGAACTTTGGGGACGGCAAAGTCTACGATAAGTTCGGAAAGGAGGTTCCCATTTCAGCTTTCAGCGAAGAAACCCGGGAATTCCTTGAAGAAACACTGAAAAAGGAGTGA
- a CDS encoding DUF835 domain-containing protein, with the protein MEWIALINFLSRWVLFGAVAYKAYQTKNQGWVLLSAAFLIGALDIEAYILNPLGIKIPDEVYDVASLVPSFLIGVSVVWGSLCLKNGKIKFKHALIVSILLVASYLWLFAVAANILGNNFVLENSFPSFVLGGSLLLLSYILWKRIIGERFWDRLFPIGLSIVGLLNLTYPFGRQVDWYSTFAFSAAALGRIVAAVGAFAFVFYPVVKPKKTSVSNVPPLGAYLFSSEEELLSKYPHFFRNDMIVVTRTDPERAAEKFSEGSLVFWLTRTKEGLILEKPRVIAISPSKLGILQDLITRELENGYRIVYIDALEYLKSEVGFEPTMKFLFAVKDTVTTKESVLAVVVNKNVFDERERRILEREFSL; encoded by the coding sequence ATGGAATGGATTGCACTCATCAACTTTCTTTCAAGGTGGGTTCTTTTTGGGGCCGTGGCCTACAAGGCCTACCAAACAAAGAACCAGGGATGGGTATTACTCTCGGCAGCTTTTTTAATTGGCGCCCTTGACATTGAGGCCTACATACTGAACCCCCTCGGAATCAAGATACCGGACGAGGTCTACGATGTTGCGTCGCTAGTACCGAGTTTTTTGATAGGTGTCTCAGTTGTTTGGGGCTCCCTCTGCCTTAAGAATGGAAAGATCAAGTTTAAACATGCCCTTATTGTATCGATACTTCTTGTGGCCTCGTATCTATGGCTGTTTGCAGTGGCGGCAAATATACTCGGGAACAACTTCGTACTCGAAAACAGTTTTCCATCTTTTGTCCTTGGTGGAAGTTTGCTCCTTCTGTCCTATATCCTCTGGAAGCGCATAATAGGGGAGAGGTTTTGGGACAGACTGTTTCCCATAGGTCTCTCGATAGTCGGTCTTCTCAACCTTACCTACCCCTTTGGAAGGCAGGTGGACTGGTATTCAACCTTTGCTTTCTCCGCGGCAGCCCTGGGCAGAATAGTGGCCGCTGTTGGAGCGTTCGCCTTTGTATTCTATCCTGTGGTAAAGCCGAAGAAAACGTCGGTATCGAACGTGCCGCCGCTTGGAGCCTATCTGTTTTCCAGCGAGGAGGAGCTTTTGTCAAAATACCCACACTTCTTCAGGAACGATATGATAGTGGTAACAAGGACCGACCCCGAAAGAGCCGCTGAAAAGTTCTCTGAGGGTTCCCTGGTGTTCTGGCTTACAAGGACAAAAGAAGGCCTCATTCTGGAGAAACCCCGTGTAATAGCCATAAGTCCGTCAAAGCTTGGGATACTCCAGGATTTGATAACCAGAGAACTGGAAAACGGCTACAGGATAGTCTATATAGACGCCCTCGAGTACCTGAAGTCAGAGGTTGGCTTCGAACCGACGATGAAATTCCTCTTTGCTGTTAAGGATACAGTAACAACAAAAGAAAGTGTTTTAGCGGTGGTTGTAAACAAAAACGTCTTCGACGAAAGGGAAAGAAGAATACTGGAAAGGGAGTTTTCCCTCTGA
- the glmU gene encoding bifunctional sugar-1-phosphate nucleotidylyltransferase/acetyltransferase, with amino-acid sequence MKGVVLAAGKGERLKPLTDDRPKVTLKVANRPIIEYIMENLDPFVDEFVIIVRYKKEKLIEVLGDEFHGKPVTYVEQLPGDGTAKAIESAEKYVMDEEFIVANGDIYLEKEGVKELVSTFRKHNADAAILVKNFDDLSHFGKVEVNGAKVERITEKPGKIPGYANLGLYVFTPEVFRFIKSTPLSERGEYEITDTINRMIKAGKNVVYAVYEGYWNDIGRPWNLLELNEYLLKTKLGHEIKGEVEEGAVIIPPVEIGEGTVVRSGSYIIGPVKIGRNSRIGPNCFIRPHTSIGDNCHIGNAVEVKNSIIMDNSNAPHLNYVGDSIIGENVNLGAGTITANLRHDRGNIKVEIKGKLEDSGRHKLGAIIGHNVKTGINVSIYPGRKIGSNSLIGPGVVVDKNVPPETLVLLRQEKVLRKVV; translated from the coding sequence ATGAAAGGCGTTGTCCTGGCGGCAGGAAAAGGAGAGAGGCTCAAGCCCCTAACCGACGACAGGCCCAAGGTGACTCTTAAGGTAGCCAACAGGCCCATAATAGAGTACATAATGGAGAATCTCGACCCCTTCGTTGATGAATTCGTGATCATTGTAAGGTACAAAAAGGAGAAGCTGATTGAAGTCCTCGGTGATGAGTTTCACGGGAAACCAGTGACTTACGTCGAACAGCTTCCGGGGGATGGAACTGCGAAAGCTATAGAAAGCGCCGAGAAATACGTTATGGACGAAGAGTTCATAGTGGCGAACGGGGACATATACCTCGAAAAAGAGGGAGTCAAGGAACTCGTATCCACTTTCAGAAAGCACAATGCCGATGCGGCCATTCTGGTAAAGAATTTCGATGACCTGAGTCACTTCGGGAAAGTTGAAGTTAATGGAGCCAAAGTCGAAAGGATAACCGAAAAACCGGGGAAAATTCCAGGTTATGCGAACCTCGGCCTCTACGTATTCACCCCTGAAGTCTTTAGATTCATCAAATCCACACCGCTGAGCGAGAGGGGAGAGTACGAGATAACGGACACCATTAACCGCATGATAAAAGCCGGAAAGAACGTTGTCTACGCAGTTTACGAGGGTTACTGGAACGACATCGGCAGGCCGTGGAACCTCCTCGAGCTCAACGAATACCTGCTCAAGACGAAGCTGGGGCATGAAATAAAGGGAGAGGTGGAGGAAGGCGCCGTAATAATACCCCCCGTTGAGATAGGGGAAGGAACCGTGGTAAGGAGCGGCTCGTACATAATTGGGCCGGTGAAAATAGGGAGAAACTCAAGGATAGGTCCGAACTGCTTTATAAGGCCCCACACGAGCATAGGCGACAACTGCCATATCGGAAACGCAGTTGAGGTCAAAAACTCCATAATAATGGACAACTCCAATGCACCACATCTCAACTATGTCGGCGATTCCATAATAGGTGAGAACGTAAACCTTGGCGCGGGAACTATAACAGCCAACCTCAGACACGACAGGGGCAACATCAAGGTAGAGATCAAAGGAAAGCTCGAAGACAGCGGGCGGCATAAACTCGGCGCTATAATCGGCCACAACGTCAAAACCGGGATTAACGTCAGCATCTATCCTGGCAGGAAGATTGGGAGCAACTCCCTGATAGGGCCCGGCGTTGTTGTGGACAAGAACGTCCCACCAGAAACTTTAGTGTTGCTGAGACAAGAGAAGGTATTAAGGAAGGTGGTTTAG
- a CDS encoding undecaprenyl-diphosphate phosphatase, giving the protein MSYLQLVFKAVLGTVLAWLPTSPEIALEEAYLFPIYVGVTFAGIFYFQREIGLLPRDLITRNERSWSKIFLYSSLFTLVIGYPLGETLGTLDVQTLIIADVASGVVLLILGTLKGALLNLPDDIKDFSLSFLVGTAQGLSSPGFSRGLTSLITASIIESDARDAVRASLLASPAYFALRAVLLKESGLVGIEGIIVSSVSFFLSLIIIHSLLKLAAYGKKFLGGYALISLISILWR; this is encoded by the coding sequence TTGAGCTACCTACAGCTGGTCTTCAAAGCAGTACTTGGAACGGTTCTGGCGTGGCTCCCAACTAGTCCCGAGATTGCTCTTGAGGAGGCCTACCTCTTCCCCATCTATGTTGGGGTGACCTTTGCGGGTATCTTTTACTTCCAGAGGGAAATAGGCCTGCTTCCGAGGGATTTAATAACCCGAAATGAGAGAAGCTGGTCAAAAATCTTTCTGTACTCATCACTTTTCACGCTTGTAATAGGCTACCCCCTCGGGGAAACTCTAGGAACTCTCGACGTCCAAACACTCATTATCGCGGATGTTGCATCGGGTGTCGTACTGTTGATTCTGGGCACTCTTAAAGGGGCCCTCCTTAATTTACCGGATGACATCAAGGACTTTTCTCTGTCCTTTCTGGTAGGAACCGCCCAGGGTCTTTCATCGCCCGGTTTTTCAAGAGGCCTGACTTCTTTAATAACGGCTTCAATAATAGAAAGTGATGCAAGAGATGCCGTTAGGGCCAGTCTCTTAGCCTCTCCCGCGTACTTTGCCCTTAGGGCTGTACTACTCAAAGAGTCAGGTCTTGTGGGGATCGAGGGAATAATCGTGTCCTCGGTATCGTTCTTTCTCTCTTTGATAATTATACACTCCCTCCTAAAGCTCGCAGCATACGGAAAAAAATTCCTCGGGGGTTACGCTTTAATATCACTAATCTCAATACTCTGGAGGTGA
- a CDS encoding NOG1 family protein: MRNPFEKMPTVLTADELIDKAFRRAEKAASAFTPQGGKVTKARQREELRIRTVSNVVRDNLKKILDRTPGVSTLPKFYQELVDTLVDRDQFHRSLARVNWAIKTIRNLEQRYVEKIRFERDSLGIAKLRRQFYGRVADILKSINDDLEYLNKARNVLKELPVVDLELPTVVIAGHPNVGKSTLLRALTNAKPEVASYPFTTKGINVGQFEEHYLRYQVIDTPGLLDRPLSERNEVEKQAILALKHLGDVIIYIFDPSEYCGFPIEEQMHLFEEIHSEFGEFPFVVVLNKTDIAEEEKIQRVEEFIRKKGLRPIRISALTGSGLDELKKTVVELVRPKAEELARKIMEKELEKFRDGSNFV; the protein is encoded by the coding sequence ATGAGGAATCCTTTTGAGAAAATGCCAACGGTGCTTACCGCTGATGAGCTCATAGACAAAGCCTTCAGGCGGGCTGAGAAAGCTGCTTCCGCCTTTACACCTCAGGGCGGAAAAGTAACAAAGGCGAGACAGAGGGAGGAACTGAGGATAAGGACTGTTTCCAACGTTGTGAGGGACAACCTAAAGAAAATACTCGACAGAACACCAGGGGTTTCTACCCTGCCGAAGTTTTATCAGGAGCTCGTGGATACATTGGTTGACAGGGATCAGTTCCACCGTTCGCTAGCAAGGGTTAACTGGGCGATAAAGACCATCCGAAACCTTGAACAGAGGTACGTGGAAAAGATTCGCTTTGAGAGGGATTCCCTGGGGATAGCAAAGTTGAGGAGGCAGTTTTACGGCAGGGTGGCAGATATACTGAAGAGCATCAACGACGATCTTGAATACCTGAACAAGGCCAGAAACGTGCTAAAGGAACTCCCGGTAGTGGATCTTGAGCTGCCGACCGTGGTGATAGCGGGTCATCCCAACGTTGGGAAGAGCACTCTTTTGCGGGCCCTAACCAATGCAAAACCTGAAGTGGCCAGCTACCCCTTTACCACTAAAGGCATCAACGTTGGCCAGTTTGAGGAGCACTATCTCAGATACCAGGTGATAGACACCCCGGGTCTCCTTGACAGGCCGCTCAGTGAGAGAAACGAAGTGGAGAAGCAGGCTATATTGGCTCTGAAACACCTTGGGGATGTTATAATCTACATCTTTGATCCAAGTGAGTACTGTGGCTTCCCGATAGAAGAGCAGATGCACCTGTTTGAGGAGATTCATTCAGAGTTTGGCGAGTTTCCCTTTGTGGTGGTTCTCAACAAGACGGACATAGCGGAGGAAGAAAAAATTCAGAGGGTAGAAGAGTTCATCAGGAAGAAGGGCCTCAGGCCCATCAGGATATCGGCTTTAACTGGATCTGGTCTGGATGAGCTAAAGAAAACAGTAGTCGAACTGGTCAGGCCAAAGGCTGAAGAGCTCGCCAGGAAGATAATGGAAAAGGAACTGGAAAAATTCCGGGATGGGAGCAATTTTGTCTGA
- the snatA gene encoding neutral amino acid NAAT transporter SnatA: MIEYLKYFIILYGGLFAITNPVGAVPVFLSVTHDLSWRERREIATKTSIAVVITLVVFALIGEWIFKFFGSSTDAFAIAGGILLFKMAMEMLSGKLSTVKISTEETEEFSEEVVTLEEVAIIPLAIPLISGPGAITTVMLYMAKSGQIPKKLTVLASIVAIGLTVWLILCSSNRIQKRLGRVGIKVMTRMMGLILTSMAVQMIINGVKGAFGL, translated from the coding sequence GTGATTGAGTACCTGAAGTATTTCATTATCCTTTACGGCGGCCTGTTCGCGATAACGAACCCGGTTGGAGCCGTGCCTGTTTTCCTGAGCGTCACCCACGACCTCAGCTGGCGTGAAAGGCGCGAGATAGCGACGAAGACCTCTATAGCCGTAGTGATAACGCTCGTCGTCTTCGCTCTCATCGGTGAGTGGATATTCAAGTTCTTCGGCTCAAGCACTGACGCTTTCGCCATAGCCGGCGGCATACTGCTCTTCAAGATGGCCATGGAGATGCTCTCCGGAAAGCTCTCGACGGTCAAGATAAGTACGGAGGAAACTGAGGAGTTCAGTGAGGAAGTGGTCACGCTGGAGGAGGTCGCTATAATACCGCTGGCGATACCGCTCATCTCCGGCCCCGGCGCGATAACAACGGTGATGCTCTACATGGCCAAGAGCGGCCAGATTCCCAAGAAGCTCACGGTGCTGGCGAGCATCGTGGCGATAGGGCTAACCGTCTGGCTGATCCTCTGCTCCTCGAACAGGATACAAAAGAGGCTTGGAAGGGTCGGCATCAAGGTGATGACCAGGATGATGGGTCTGATACTGACCTCGATGGCCGTCCAGATGATAATAAACGGAGTCAAAGGAGCCTTTGGCCTCTGA
- a CDS encoding OsmC family protein produces MSEPVKGKVEWFKDYQFIGHIEGDKCSVILGEGGISPMKLLLLSVAGCTAYDVVMILKKMREPIEGLEVEISGERREEYPRIYSKVHLHYKIHGNVSEEKAKRAIELSQDKYCSASAHIKLSGAKLAYSFEIVRED; encoded by the coding sequence GAATGGTTTAAGGATTATCAGTTCATAGGACACATCGAGGGTGACAAGTGCTCCGTAATACTTGGAGAGGGTGGCATAAGTCCGATGAAGCTCCTGCTTCTGAGCGTTGCCGGCTGTACAGCCTACGATGTGGTAATGATACTCAAAAAAATGCGCGAACCTATAGAAGGCCTTGAGGTCGAGATAAGCGGTGAGAGGCGCGAGGAGTACCCGAGGATTTACAGCAAGGTTCACCTGCACTACAAGATCCACGGCAATGTAAGTGAGGAAAAGGCCAAAAGGGCCATAGAGCTGAGCCAGGACAAGTACTGCTCCGCAAGCGCCCACATAAAGCTCAGTGGGGCAAAGCTGGCCTATTCCTTTGAGATAGTGAGAGAGGATTAG